A genomic segment from Truepera sp. encodes:
- a CDS encoding discoidin domain-containing protein, which produces MCSAVFALALVSTLVACGPAKPPPQARPARIQIRTIGGVAEFYDTVTGVRFTPRGHNLVEFRHIDDPVFGVVDHDMVLSPAAYDQAHIRGDLEAMHALGYNAVRVMLETCGALDCIYPYGATGRVLNAAYLDNIADLLQLAADTDMYVWITSNTLPDIGYYLEYGYSGETATISAGEATFLTATGIDAYRQYLQDLLRELVARDARLDRMFSLSLRNEHSYDTRYLPWTLTSGTVTPANGDSYDMALPSERKRLAEDGLIYWTDRLTEAVKEVVPAALVSIGFFPPDAPNPWRPGDFRLVETSREIHESTADFFDLHAYPAPLGYSLAKLLENFGAVGFQAKPLVMGEFGAFRSQYPDEYVAAQAMVDWQNDGCQSVYDGWLTWHWHGDTIEGLWGSEGTPLGQALAPALHPDPCSPVTVPNPNLAYLRPVIASNALPDEPASNAVDGTGAQWGSGNDAPQWLEIDFGAPVELGSVRLTVAQYPAGHTVHELYGGATSPATSLLHTFSGTTADGAVLVHTFGTPPTVRYLRVLTTSSVSWVAWQEIQAFAP; this is translated from the coding sequence GTGTGCTCGGCCGTCTTCGCGCTCGCCCTCGTAAGCACGCTCGTGGCCTGTGGGCCGGCCAAACCACCTCCACAGGCGCGTCCGGCGCGCATCCAGATCCGCACCATCGGCGGAGTTGCGGAGTTCTACGACACCGTGACGGGGGTGCGCTTCACCCCGCGGGGCCACAACCTGGTGGAGTTCCGGCATATCGACGACCCGGTGTTCGGCGTCGTCGACCACGACATGGTGCTCTCCCCGGCGGCGTACGATCAGGCGCACATCCGCGGCGACCTCGAGGCCATGCACGCGTTGGGTTACAACGCCGTGCGTGTGATGTTGGAGACCTGCGGGGCGCTCGATTGCATCTACCCGTACGGCGCCACCGGCCGCGTCCTGAACGCCGCCTACCTCGACAACATCGCCGACCTCTTGCAGCTCGCGGCCGACACCGACATGTACGTGTGGATCACCTCCAACACGCTGCCCGACATCGGTTACTACCTCGAGTACGGCTACAGCGGCGAGACCGCCACCATCTCGGCGGGCGAAGCCACCTTCCTCACCGCCACGGGCATCGACGCCTACCGGCAGTACCTGCAAGACCTGCTACGCGAACTCGTTGCGCGCGACGCGCGGCTAGACCGAATGTTCTCGCTGTCGTTGCGCAACGAGCACTCCTACGACACCCGTTACCTTCCCTGGACGCTCACGAGCGGCACCGTCACCCCGGCCAACGGCGACAGCTACGACATGGCGCTCCCCTCGGAGCGCAAGCGCTTGGCCGAGGACGGCCTCATCTACTGGACCGATAGGCTCACAGAGGCCGTCAAAGAAGTTGTGCCCGCGGCCCTCGTCTCCATCGGCTTCTTCCCGCCCGACGCGCCCAACCCTTGGCGGCCGGGCGATTTCAGGCTCGTGGAGACAAGCCGGGAGATCCACGAATCGACGGCGGACTTCTTCGACCTGCACGCGTACCCGGCGCCCCTCGGCTACAGCCTCGCGAAGCTCCTGGAGAACTTCGGTGCTGTCGGCTTCCAGGCGAAACCGCTCGTGATGGGCGAGTTCGGGGCGTTCCGGTCTCAGTACCCGGACGAGTACGTGGCGGCGCAGGCGATGGTCGATTGGCAGAACGACGGTTGCCAGTCGGTGTACGACGGTTGGCTCACCTGGCATTGGCATGGCGACACCATCGAGGGCCTATGGGGCAGCGAGGGCACGCCATTGGGCCAGGCGCTGGCTCCGGCGCTTCATCCCGACCCCTGCTCCCCCGTGACGGTGCCCAACCCGAACCTTGCCTACCTGCGGCCGGTGATTGCCTCCAACGCTCTGCCCGACGAGCCCGCCTCCAACGCCGTCGACGGCACGGGCGCACAGTGGGGGTCCGGCAACGACGCTCCTCAATGGCTCGAGATCGACTTCGGGGCACCGGTCGAGCTCGGCTCGGTCCGACTGACCGTGGCGCAGTACCCCGCCGGGCATACGGTCCACGAACTGTACGGCGGCGCGACGAGCCCCGCCACAAGCTTGCTGCACACTTTCAGCGGAACCACCGCCGACGGGGCCGTCTTGGTGCACACCTTCGGGACGCCGCCGACGGTGCGTTACCTGCGCGTACTCACCACCAGCAGCGTGTCGTGGGTGGCGTGGCAGGAGATCCAGGCCTTCGCGCCGTAG
- a CDS encoding glycoside hydrolase family 66 protein, whose translation MSGSRTALEQVRVIEVIAEKGAWQPGECGRISVVIQNLGTSSATMTLRVTLEDQGEERATSERTLGLEPGTQTVEMLLTAPSVDARGYHLRAALMPRPKADAGPTDSATMGDDDESPPQALDAVGALLVISHWSLAPRYGFLSEFAPAQDRLDAIADLTRFHLTALQFYDWMYRHYEYLPPEDLFTDAMGRTLSLETVRRRIEACKEHGIAPIAYGAVYGAEREYADDHDGEVLRDAAGERHALAERFFITDPRPGPWRERLLAEYERAVMELGFVGIHMDQYGSPKRAFDADGGAVDLAPALRDLIDAADGKARAADPQARVLFNAVNDWPIDAVATSRQAAVYIEVWAPHDRFRDLASLATRARDLSGKQVVLAAYLNSFTEGGPRAEASGRLATAVINSSGAHHLLLGEGNGVLRDPYYPNHGHLSSEGVARMRRYYDHSAALHHYLFDPKLVDLSRTYATGANAELELDGAPVSAVPEAGAVWLHVTAAEPGTWILNLVNLLGLESEAWNAPHDDPPVVDGLTLTLLPFLRRARATWSTPDRAGGPTVLTVTSDGQGRSSFALPPLYTWATLVIREA comes from the coding sequence GTGAGCGGCTCCCGAACGGCTCTGGAGCAAGTCCGTGTGATCGAGGTGATCGCCGAGAAGGGAGCGTGGCAACCGGGAGAGTGCGGGCGAATCAGCGTTGTCATCCAGAACCTTGGAACGAGCTCGGCGACCATGACCTTGCGGGTGACGCTCGAGGACCAGGGCGAGGAGCGTGCCACCAGCGAGCGAACGCTAGGTCTCGAGCCGGGCACGCAGACGGTCGAGATGTTGCTGACGGCTCCATCGGTCGATGCGCGCGGATACCACCTCCGGGCAGCCCTGATGCCGCGACCCAAGGCCGACGCCGGCCCGACCGACTCGGCAACCATGGGCGACGACGATGAGTCGCCACCCCAAGCGCTCGATGCCGTCGGCGCCCTGCTCGTCATCAGCCATTGGAGCCTCGCTCCACGCTACGGCTTCCTGAGCGAGTTCGCTCCTGCGCAAGACCGCCTTGACGCCATCGCCGACCTCACCCGCTTCCACCTCACCGCACTTCAGTTCTACGACTGGATGTACCGGCACTATGAGTACCTGCCGCCCGAGGACCTCTTCACTGACGCGATGGGGCGTACCCTGTCGCTCGAAACGGTACGTCGCCGGATCGAAGCTTGCAAAGAGCACGGCATCGCGCCAATCGCGTATGGGGCGGTGTACGGCGCGGAGCGCGAGTACGCCGACGACCACGACGGCGAGGTGCTTCGAGACGCGGCAGGCGAACGCCACGCCCTAGCCGAGCGCTTCTTCATCACCGACCCCCGCCCCGGCCCATGGCGCGAGCGCCTGCTCGCCGAGTACGAGCGCGCTGTGATGGAGCTCGGTTTCGTTGGCATCCACATGGATCAGTACGGCTCCCCCAAGCGGGCGTTCGACGCCGACGGCGGCGCCGTGGACTTGGCGCCGGCGCTGCGGGACCTGATCGACGCGGCTGACGGCAAGGCACGTGCTGCCGACCCGCAGGCCCGCGTCCTGTTCAACGCGGTCAACGATTGGCCAATCGACGCCGTAGCGACCTCCCGGCAGGCCGCCGTTTACATCGAGGTGTGGGCACCGCACGATCGCTTCCGGGACCTCGCGTCGCTGGCGACGCGCGCTCGTGATCTCTCGGGCAAGCAGGTCGTGCTGGCCGCGTACTTGAACTCGTTCACGGAGGGCGGACCACGAGCAGAGGCCTCTGGCAGGCTCGCCACTGCTGTCATCAACAGCTCCGGCGCACACCATCTCCTGCTGGGGGAAGGGAACGGAGTGCTGCGGGACCCTTACTATCCCAACCATGGGCACCTTTCGTCTGAAGGGGTGGCGCGGATGCGCCGGTACTACGACCACAGTGCGGCTCTGCACCACTACCTCTTCGACCCGAAGCTGGTGGATCTGAGCCGTACGTACGCAACGGGAGCGAACGCGGAACTCGAGCTCGATGGAGCGCCCGTGTCTGCCGTACCCGAAGCAGGAGCCGTATGGCTCCACGTCACGGCCGCCGAGCCTGGGACCTGGATCCTAAATCTCGTGAACCTCCTTGGTTTGGAAAGCGAGGCCTGGAACGCGCCCCACGACGACCCGCCGGTCGTGGACGGCCTGACGTTGACACTCCTACCGTTCCTGCGGCGTGCGCGTGCAACGTGGTCGACTCCGGACAGGGCGGGTGGTCCTACGGTCCTGACGGTTACCTCAGACGGGCAAGGCCGCAGCAGTTTCGCTCTTCCACCGCTCTACACCTGGGCCACGCTGGTCATCCGCGAGGCGTGA
- a CDS encoding glycoside hydrolase family 15 protein — protein MTQPDQRLIKASLAIIEAGQTSEGAYLAAPNFPTYRYSWFRDGSFIATAMDDWGRTDSAAAFHQWVVSTLDRALSELGTVVPGPRLEAHQRLHTRYRPDGSAGDEDWPNFQLDGFGTWLWAYGRHRQGAARSLTDVERSVVRRLADYLCAVWSQPNFDCWEEHPELLHPSTLGALVAGIRAAASLLHDDALNGVADTIRSFVLTHGVLDGSFVKDVGSTSVDANLLWLPLTYRVVPITDALARGTIRRVRSELQDPDGGVKRYREDTFYGGGSWVLLTAALAEAHLALGEQAEADRLLCWIEAQATPEGALPEQVAQHLLAPDRIQEWNVRWGKSACPLLWSHASYLSLSRRYQERV, from the coding sequence GTGACACAACCCGACCAACGCCTCATCAAAGCCAGTCTCGCCATCATCGAAGCCGGTCAGACGAGTGAGGGTGCCTACCTGGCGGCCCCGAACTTCCCTACCTACCGTTACAGCTGGTTTCGTGACGGTTCCTTCATCGCTACCGCCATGGATGACTGGGGTCGCACAGACAGTGCGGCCGCGTTCCACCAATGGGTCGTCTCCACGCTCGATAGAGCGCTGAGCGAGCTTGGTACCGTCGTGCCCGGGCCCAGACTGGAGGCCCATCAGCGTTTGCATACGCGCTATCGGCCGGACGGAAGCGCTGGCGACGAGGACTGGCCCAACTTCCAGCTCGACGGCTTCGGCACATGGCTCTGGGCTTACGGGCGACATCGTCAAGGGGCCGCTCGCAGCCTGACGGACGTTGAGAGGTCGGTCGTGCGGCGCCTCGCCGACTATCTCTGCGCCGTCTGGTCGCAGCCAAACTTCGATTGCTGGGAGGAGCATCCCGAACTGCTCCATCCGTCCACGCTCGGCGCGCTCGTGGCCGGAATCCGTGCGGCGGCATCTCTCCTGCACGATGACGCCCTCAATGGTGTCGCCGACACCATTCGGTCCTTCGTCCTCACACACGGAGTGCTGGACGGGAGCTTCGTCAAAGATGTTGGCAGTACCTCCGTGGACGCCAACCTCTTGTGGTTACCCCTCACTTACCGCGTCGTGCCCATCACCGACGCTCTCGCTCGCGGCACCATCCGGCGCGTTCGCTCCGAACTGCAGGATCCTGACGGCGGCGTGAAACGGTACCGCGAAGACACCTTCTACGGGGGCGGGAGCTGGGTGCTACTCACAGCCGCGCTCGCCGAGGCTCACCTCGCCCTTGGCGAGCAGGCCGAGGCGGATCGGCTGTTGTGCTGGATCGAGGCGCAGGCCACGCCCGAAGGCGCCCTTCCCGAGCAGGTCGCGCAACACCTGCTGGCACCGGACCGGATACAGGAATGGAACGTCCGATGGGGAAAGAGCGCCTGCCCGTTGCTCTGGTCCCACGCCTCGTACCTGAGCCTGTCAAGGCGTTACCAGGAGCGCGTGTGA
- a CDS encoding carbohydrate ABC transporter permease, with amino-acid sequence MRSRDRRRRVFVFALLVAGLPIVLLPFWLMVTTSLKPQAMSLEYPPRLLPSVFTLSNYSRVLRLESFALYFLNSLFVAVVTTVATVLISALLAYAFARLRFRGREVAFNLLLTGMMIPPVMLIIPQFLVAKQFHLLNNLWGLVLVYISMSLSMQTFLLRGFFEDIPHDLEEAVLIDGGSRWTIFWRIVLPLSRPGLSVVAIFTFLYSWDEFPWAHVAIKETARRTLPVAIALFQNQHLTQWGMVFAASLIALVPVVTMFVILQRHFIEGISTSGLKG; translated from the coding sequence ATGCGTAGTCGCGACCGCCGCCGCCGCGTCTTCGTGTTCGCGTTGCTCGTGGCTGGGTTGCCGATCGTCCTGCTGCCGTTCTGGCTAATGGTCACCACCTCACTCAAGCCGCAGGCCATGTCGCTGGAGTACCCACCTCGGTTGTTGCCGAGCGTATTCACGCTGTCGAACTACAGTCGTGTGCTACGACTGGAAAGCTTCGCCCTCTACTTCCTCAATAGCTTGTTCGTGGCGGTGGTGACCACCGTGGCAACGGTGCTGATTTCCGCCCTCCTCGCCTACGCCTTCGCCCGGCTTCGCTTCCGTGGACGTGAAGTCGCCTTCAACCTGCTCCTTACCGGCATGATGATCCCGCCGGTCATGCTCATCATCCCGCAGTTCCTGGTGGCCAAGCAGTTCCATCTGCTCAACAACCTCTGGGGCCTGGTGCTCGTGTACATCAGCATGAGCCTTAGCATGCAGACATTCCTCTTGCGTGGCTTCTTCGAGGACATCCCCCACGACCTCGAAGAAGCCGTGCTGATCGATGGGGGGTCACGGTGGACCATCTTCTGGCGCATCGTATTGCCACTCTCACGCCCTGGGCTTTCCGTGGTGGCCATCTTCACCTTCCTGTACAGCTGGGACGAGTTCCCTTGGGCGCACGTTGCGATCAAGGAGACGGCCCGCCGCACCCTGCCTGTCGCGATCGCGCTGTTCCAGAACCAACACCTCACCCAATGGGGAATGGTCTTCGCGGCCAGCCTCATCGCGCTCGTCCCTGTCGTCACGATGTTCGTCATCCTTCAGCGCCACTTCATCGAGGGGATCTCCACGTCTGGGCTCAAGGGCTGA
- a CDS encoding sugar ABC transporter permease produces the protein MRTLRRIFGPQPSAWLFLLPGLALFTIFLVIPLLYSARISFYDWNIIDPSRSTFLGFGNYARAIADPIFRRAVVNTIVYALVTVPLQLVLALLAAVLLNVRVPGRTFFRVATYLPVITSWVIVTLVFEYLFNSQAGLVNYVLVDVLHLVASPVRWLADPILAMVPLHLLGIWKGVGWSAIILLAALQSVPRNIYEAAEVDGVGPAQTFRYITLPLLRPTLVFLLVVLVIGALNVYISGLLLTNGGNPMGLTHFVLTLMYQKTFTNLEFGYGSSISYMLAAFIFVISVVQIRLLRRRTEY, from the coding sequence ATGCGCACGCTTCGCCGAATCTTCGGTCCGCAACCGTCAGCCTGGCTCTTCTTGCTGCCGGGGCTGGCTCTGTTCACGATCTTCCTCGTCATCCCGCTGCTCTACTCGGCGCGCATCAGCTTCTACGACTGGAACATCATCGACCCCTCCCGCAGTACCTTCCTCGGATTCGGGAACTACGCGCGGGCGATCGCCGACCCGATCTTCCGTCGGGCCGTGGTCAATACCATCGTGTACGCCCTCGTCACAGTTCCGCTTCAACTCGTGCTGGCGCTGCTGGCGGCGGTCCTTCTCAACGTGCGGGTGCCGGGGCGCACCTTCTTCCGCGTGGCAACCTATCTTCCGGTAATCACCTCGTGGGTCATCGTGACCCTGGTGTTCGAGTACCTGTTCAACAGCCAAGCCGGCCTCGTGAACTACGTGCTGGTCGACGTACTGCACCTGGTCGCCAGCCCTGTACGGTGGCTCGCAGATCCGATCTTGGCCATGGTACCGCTGCACCTCTTGGGGATTTGGAAGGGCGTCGGCTGGTCGGCCATCATCCTCCTGGCCGCCCTGCAAAGCGTGCCCCGGAACATCTACGAGGCGGCCGAGGTCGACGGTGTCGGGCCGGCCCAAACCTTCCGCTACATCACGCTCCCGCTTCTGAGGCCGACCCTGGTGTTCTTGCTCGTGGTGCTGGTAATCGGGGCGCTCAACGTCTACATCTCGGGATTGCTGCTGACCAACGGTGGCAATCCGATGGGCCTGACGCACTTCGTGCTGACGCTGATGTATCAGAAGACCTTCACGAACTTGGAGTTCGGCTACGGTTCCAGCATCTCCTACATGCTGGCCGCGTTCATCTTTGTCATCAGCGTCGTGCAGATCCGACTGCTCCGCCGCAGGACGGAGTACTGA